From a single Prionailurus bengalensis isolate Pbe53 chromosome A1, Fcat_Pben_1.1_paternal_pri, whole genome shotgun sequence genomic region:
- the CPLX2 gene encoding complexin-2: protein MDFVMKQALGGATKDMGKMLGGEEEKDPDAQKKEEERQEALRQQEEERKAKHARMEAEREKVRQQIRDKYGLKKKEEKEAEEKAALEQPCEGSLTRPKKAIPAGCGDEEEEEEESILDTVLKYLPGPLQDMFKK, encoded by the exons ATGGACTTCGTCATGAAGCAGGCCCTTGGAG GGGCCACCAAGGATATGGGGAAGAtgctggggggagaggaggagaaggacccAGACGcgcagaagaaggaggaggagcgaCAGGAAGCACTgcggcagcaggaggaggagcgTAAGGCCAAGCATGCGCGCATGGAAGCTGAGCGTGAGAAGGTCCGGCAGCAGATCCGAGACAAG TACGGgctgaagaagaaggaagagaaggaggcagaggagaaggcagCCCTGGAGCAGCCCTGCGAGGGAAGCCTGACCCGGCCCAAGAAGGCTATCCCTGCAGGCTGcggggatgaggaggaggaagaggaggagagcaTCCTGGACACGGTGCTCAAATACCTCCCCGGGCCACTGCAGGACATGTTCAAGAAGTAA